Proteins encoded together in one Aminobacter aminovorans window:
- a CDS encoding LysR substrate-binding domain-containing protein, which translates to MINFNDYYYFAQVVENSGITAASKVLGLPKSKLSRRIAELEARLGARLIQRTPRSFLVTELGSEFYEHARKMMLEARAAETAVKRRLVDQTGTIRLSSSPTVSRLCFAEIMPAFLRNFPNTHVKQEVLNRPADMTNRMSDLFILSHEDALDDSTMIQRRLLIEPRHLVASREYIAHSKPPAGPDDLMSHQMLATSETSTQIRWDLTETSTNRQSCQCLTPRLASNDIFAVAAAARAGAGIAALPASVCGDDIRTGELIHILPEWTAGATMVSALLPSKQGVLPAVRALLDHITEQLPPIVAALHPHRQAARAAQ; encoded by the coding sequence TTGATTAATTTCAATGACTACTACTACTTTGCTCAAGTCGTGGAAAACAGTGGCATCACTGCCGCCAGCAAAGTGCTAGGCCTGCCGAAGTCGAAGCTCAGCAGGCGGATCGCCGAGCTAGAGGCGCGTTTGGGGGCAAGGCTGATCCAGAGAACACCGCGCAGCTTCCTCGTTACCGAATTAGGCAGCGAATTCTACGAGCACGCTCGAAAAATGATGCTGGAAGCACGAGCGGCTGAGACGGCAGTCAAGCGCAGGCTCGTCGACCAGACGGGCACGATCCGGCTGTCGAGCTCCCCTACAGTTTCGCGCCTTTGCTTTGCGGAGATCATGCCAGCGTTCCTGCGTAATTTTCCGAACACCCACGTCAAGCAGGAAGTGCTGAACCGGCCTGCGGATATGACCAACCGGATGTCGGACCTGTTCATTCTGTCTCATGAAGATGCACTCGATGACTCAACCATGATCCAGCGTCGGCTGCTGATCGAGCCACGGCATCTGGTTGCCAGCCGTGAATATATTGCACATTCGAAACCGCCGGCCGGTCCCGACGATCTTATGTCACACCAAATGCTGGCGACGTCCGAGACGTCCACTCAGATTAGGTGGGACCTGACCGAAACCTCGACCAATCGGCAATCATGTCAATGCCTTACGCCCCGCCTTGCCAGCAACGACATTTTTGCTGTCGCCGCGGCTGCCCGCGCTGGCGCCGGCATCGCCGCGTTGCCGGCATCTGTCTGCGGCGATGACATCAGGACAGGCGAACTCATTCATATACTGCCTGAATGGACTGCCGGTGCGACCATGGTCAGCGCCTTGCTGCCATCTAAGCAAGGTGTGTTGCCAGCTGTCCGAGCATTGCTTGACCACATTACCGAACAATTGCCGCCAATTGTCGCCGCCCTGCACCCGCATAGGCAGGCGGCAAGGGCGGCCCAGTAG
- a CDS encoding poly-beta-hydroxybutyrate polymerase N-terminal domain-containing protein, producing MTLGISPVSLFQAWQDWTVHPGKHAKIAMKAIEKWNRLVLHLTHCTPGKAVKLAHLLDTDVNFGLTNAPQCWHCFRTGTCGKTVPASKVRRGAGQLPPKSVRVGSDGRASRCRDSFKPGG from the coding sequence CTGACCCTTGGAATCTCCCCGGTCAGCCTATTCCAAGCTTGGCAGGACTGGACGGTCCACCCCGGCAAGCATGCTAAGATCGCAATGAAGGCGATCGAGAAGTGGAATCGCCTGGTGCTTCATCTCACCCATTGTACGCCTGGCAAAGCAGTCAAGTTAGCCCATCTTTTGGACACGGACGTCAACTTCGGACTCACTAACGCGCCACAATGCTGGCATTGTTTCCGAACCGGAACATGCGGGAAGACAGTTCCGGCGTCTAAGGTACGGCGGGGCGCTGGGCAGCTTCCGCCGAAGTCAGTCCGGGTCGGTTCTGACGGTCGAGCATCGAGGTGCCGCGATTCGTTCAAGCCGGGTGGATGA
- a CDS encoding metallophosphoesterase family protein, with translation MAFRFVHTADVHLDSPLRSLALRNAELAELVGDASRQAFAAIVDLCLSEQVDALIIAGDLYDGDQTSMKTARFLATQMMRLHQAGVMVYKIRGNHDALSRISKQLTFPETVTIFGGRAQTVLQTAGGFDVAFHGLSFASSKAPESLLPKYAAARESVVNIGIMHTSLAGSPGHDVYAPCSVADLQRHGFDYWALGHVHVRKVYPGTAMVVMPGIPQGRDINEAGEKSVTLVTVRDDRSIEIEERAVSIAQFERVDVDLTETVEWAEALGRIRIALEKVRMTVRSRHAVIRLRLMGSSPLSWSIIRDRDLLLAEAEQLGEHIGDIWVEKLELELSDNSSQASEGAADPIFELAQTMGADIRSQAFRDEARALVMRTLADLPPDARDFAGKDETALGEFLDRVLTGGAELVTARLKAGGVQ, from the coding sequence ATGGCGTTTCGATTTGTCCACACAGCCGATGTTCATCTCGACTCGCCGTTGCGGTCGCTGGCGCTGCGGAATGCCGAGCTTGCTGAGCTTGTTGGCGATGCGAGCCGGCAAGCCTTTGCCGCAATCGTCGACCTCTGCCTTTCGGAGCAGGTCGATGCACTCATTATCGCCGGCGATCTTTATGACGGCGATCAGACGTCGATGAAGACTGCACGCTTTCTGGCCACCCAGATGATGCGCCTTCATCAGGCCGGCGTGATGGTCTACAAGATCCGCGGCAATCATGACGCACTGTCGCGAATATCCAAGCAGCTCACGTTTCCTGAAACCGTGACGATATTTGGCGGCCGGGCTCAGACAGTGCTCCAGACAGCTGGTGGGTTCGACGTTGCCTTCCATGGCTTGAGCTTTGCCAGCTCAAAGGCGCCCGAGAGCCTTCTTCCCAAATATGCGGCTGCCCGGGAAAGCGTGGTCAACATCGGCATCATGCACACCAGCCTTGCCGGTTCTCCCGGCCACGATGTCTATGCCCCATGCAGCGTAGCCGACCTGCAGCGGCATGGTTTTGACTACTGGGCACTTGGCCATGTCCATGTCCGCAAGGTCTATCCCGGAACCGCTATGGTTGTGATGCCGGGAATACCTCAGGGCAGGGACATCAATGAGGCCGGAGAGAAGTCCGTTACCCTGGTGACTGTCCGTGACGACCGTTCGATCGAGATCGAGGAGAGGGCGGTAAGCATTGCGCAGTTCGAGCGTGTGGACGTCGACTTGACGGAAACAGTGGAATGGGCGGAAGCCTTAGGGCGCATTCGGATTGCCTTGGAGAAGGTTCGAATGACTGTCAGGTCGCGCCATGCCGTGATCCGTCTGAGGCTTATGGGCTCGTCGCCACTGTCATGGAGCATTATCCGTGACAGGGATCTGCTGCTGGCTGAGGCCGAACAGTTGGGTGAACACATCGGCGATATCTGGGTGGAAAAGCTCGAACTCGAGCTGTCGGACAACAGCTCTCAGGCATCTGAAGGCGCTGCCGACCCGATATTCGAGCTTGCTCAAACCATGGGCGCAGACATTCGGTCCCAAGCCTTTCGCGACGAAGCGAGGGCGCTCGTGATGAGGACGCTCGCAGACCTGCCGCCCGACGCACGCGATTTCGCGGGCAAGGATGAAACTGCGTTGGGGGAGTTTCTCGACCGAGTCCTTACCGGGGGCGCCGAACTGGTGACCGCCCGCCTCAAGGCAGGTGGCGTGCAATGA
- a CDS encoding NIPSNAP family protein: MIYELRYYECVPGKLPLVLKRFEDHALPIWNELGIRSLGFWTTAIGENDQSLHYMLAWEDLAEREAKWPAFATDPRWQLARKLSEPAGPLVAKVTNSILKPALYGTTTAFLAAD; the protein is encoded by the coding sequence ATGATATATGAGCTACGCTACTACGAATGCGTGCCGGGAAAGCTACCTCTGGTCCTCAAGCGTTTCGAGGATCATGCGTTGCCGATCTGGAACGAGTTGGGTATCCGATCACTCGGTTTCTGGACAACCGCGATCGGCGAAAACGACCAATCTCTCCACTACATGCTAGCTTGGGAAGACCTCGCCGAACGAGAGGCGAAATGGCCCGCCTTTGCTACGGATCCGCGGTGGCAGTTGGCCAGGAAGCTTAGCGAGCCCGCTGGTCCACTTGTCGCCAAAGTCACCAACTCGATCTTAAAACCGGCTCTGTATGGAACAACGACAGCCTTTTTAGCAGCCGACTGA
- a CDS encoding helix-turn-helix domain-containing protein: MARFSRPSKEEVRARRKALGVKAAAGRLRFPDDLKEIRMTFGKSQEEFAALIGLTRRQVAEMESGNANPTYETIMRVGRLFGYGLAFVPDRSDEADENVQG, translated from the coding sequence ATGGCGAGATTCAGCAGGCCAAGCAAAGAAGAGGTCAGGGCACGTCGAAAGGCGCTCGGCGTAAAAGCAGCGGCGGGCCGTTTGCGGTTTCCGGATGACCTTAAGGAGATCCGCATGACCTTTGGAAAGTCTCAAGAGGAGTTTGCTGCCTTGATCGGACTGACCCGCCGACAGGTCGCTGAGATGGAAAGCGGGAACGCTAACCCGACCTATGAGACGATTATGAGGGTTGGTCGCCTTTTCGGGTACGGGCTAGCCTTCGTGCCCGACCGCAGCGATGAAGCGGATGAAAACGTCCAAGGCTGA
- a CDS encoding Fic family protein, whose protein sequence is MVRTFRSLFFGGLAMLVAAIFLSMPASALAREYGLNAPTATAYVYVLSELAPTYAIHVAEQRHEIRSRDAHAVAYTVATQPLTAWRFNVMLAHRHAYRSRLTLLGPVLTARRPAPPFLWLAKGRLLKWRPRHRTFALKTCDCTALKTCMSTAQLTCNHTALYTCNRTTLKTCKGTAMAKPHEKLAESLAILKKLQEGGRRIFKSDELTRVHRERLLQNGFLRDVIKGWVMSSSPQAQQQDTTPWYASFWEFCSLYCNERFGKDWFLSPEQSLLLHAEAPTIPPQVVVNTPKGSNNKITLLFETSLYDLKVREMPAELTEKNGQRVFTVEAALIRVPESFFQRAPIEMQVAMASVRDVSTVLALLLDGGHSAVAGRIAGAFRRVGRDAFADEIVAAFKAAGYDLREADPFARQSGVTTIAAGVPPLVARLRAIWESQREAIIEVFPKAPGLPYDKDAYMKFVEDIYESDAYHSLSIEGYSVTPELIDRVRQGSWNPDIDEEDRRNRDALAARGYYLAFQKVKDSVAAIINGAPGGALTRDKHREWYRELFVPSVTAGLLKASALAGYRNHPVYLRGSQHVPPRTEAVADGMSELFDLLEAEKEASVRAVLGHWLVGYVHPYPDGNGRMARFLMNAMLASGGYPWTVVRVDDRKAYLTGLEEASSNMNVKPFAALLAERVKWSADQTK, encoded by the coding sequence ATGGTTCGAACGTTCCGAAGCCTCTTCTTCGGTGGCCTCGCCATGCTCGTGGCTGCCATCTTCCTCAGCATGCCGGCCTCGGCACTCGCTCGCGAATACGGTCTCAATGCCCCGACCGCCACGGCCTACGTCTACGTGCTGTCCGAGTTGGCGCCGACCTATGCGATCCATGTCGCCGAGCAACGGCACGAGATTCGAAGTCGCGACGCCCACGCTGTGGCCTACACCGTTGCCACCCAGCCGCTGACCGCCTGGCGCTTCAACGTCATGCTCGCGCATCGACACGCATATCGCAGTCGCCTGACCCTTTTAGGGCCGGTGCTTACAGCGCGCCGGCCCGCTCCTCCGTTTCTGTGGCTTGCTAAGGGTAGGCTTCTTAAATGGAGGCCACGACACCGGACTTTTGCATTAAAAACTTGTGATTGCACAGCTCTAAAAACTTGTATGTCAACGGCACAATTGACTTGCAATCACACTGCACTATATACTTGTAATCGCACAACGCTAAAAACTTGCAAAGGCACGGCCATGGCCAAGCCCCATGAAAAACTCGCGGAGTCCCTAGCCATCCTCAAAAAGCTGCAAGAGGGCGGGCGGCGCATCTTTAAGTCAGATGAGCTTACCCGCGTTCACCGCGAGCGCCTGCTGCAGAACGGCTTCCTGCGCGATGTGATCAAGGGGTGGGTCATGTCGTCTAGCCCACAGGCTCAGCAACAGGACACCACCCCCTGGTACGCAAGCTTCTGGGAATTTTGCTCCCTGTACTGCAATGAGCGGTTTGGCAAGGATTGGTTCCTGTCGCCCGAGCAGTCACTTTTGCTGCATGCCGAAGCGCCTACCATCCCGCCGCAGGTGGTGGTGAACACGCCTAAAGGTTCAAACAACAAGATCACCCTGCTATTCGAGACATCCCTTTATGACCTCAAGGTCAGGGAGATGCCAGCCGAGCTGACAGAGAAGAACGGCCAGCGCGTGTTCACGGTTGAGGCCGCACTTATCCGCGTGCCGGAGAGTTTCTTCCAGCGCGCGCCGATCGAAATGCAGGTCGCCATGGCATCGGTGCGCGATGTCTCAACAGTACTTGCACTGCTATTAGATGGCGGCCATTCCGCTGTGGCTGGCCGGATTGCTGGCGCATTCCGGCGCGTAGGACGCGACGCCTTTGCCGATGAGATTGTGGCTGCCTTCAAAGCGGCCGGCTACGATCTGCGCGAGGCCGATCCGTTCGCCAGGCAGTCTGGCGTGACCACCATAGCGGCAGGCGTGCCACCGCTGGTTGCCCGCCTGCGCGCTATCTGGGAGTCGCAGCGTGAAGCCATCATCGAGGTATTCCCGAAGGCCCCCGGCCTGCCGTACGACAAAGACGCCTACATGAAGTTTGTCGAGGATATCTACGAGAGCGATGCCTATCACTCACTATCCATCGAAGGCTACAGCGTCACGCCGGAACTCATCGACCGGGTGCGTCAAGGAAGCTGGAACCCGGATATCGATGAGGAAGACCGCAGGAACCGCGACGCGCTGGCAGCGCGCGGCTATTACCTCGCATTTCAGAAGGTCAAAGATTCAGTTGCCGCCATTATCAACGGTGCGCCTGGGGGCGCATTGACGCGAGATAAACATAGGGAGTGGTACCGGGAGTTGTTCGTGCCGTCGGTAACTGCAGGCCTGCTGAAGGCCAGCGCACTTGCCGGCTATCGGAACCATCCTGTGTACCTTCGCGGTTCGCAGCATGTCCCGCCGCGAACAGAAGCGGTGGCCGACGGCATGAGCGAACTTTTCGATTTGCTGGAGGCGGAAAAGGAAGCGTCTGTGCGCGCTGTGCTGGGGCACTGGCTTGTCGGCTACGTGCACCCTTACCCGGATGGCAACGGCCGCATGGCACGGTTTTTGATGAACGCAATGCTAGCGTCGGGCGGCTACCCTTGGACCGTCGTCAGGGTTGATGACCGGAAGGCTTATCTGACCGGGCTGGAAGAGGCGAGCAGCAATATGAATGTGAAGCCGTTTGCAGCATTGCTGGCCGAGCGCGTGAAATGGTCAGCGGACCAGACGAAGTGA
- a CDS encoding ATP-binding protein, with protein sequence MPFVPPRTFRTAAAIRRYRDEAWQRHRGELVGETADQFALALARDDAAGFVRLTNAHVLAEMRAARQRLAETEAILTRAHAALDANRLDGEALVAEVATAAGDLLAHNQEVPAERLIELTEDRAAARKEALDAWTKIVVARKRAMRASDDGAVTLLALAGALESVGIAPNAGDSLETAIAVADQFLVRQTRIDAERAEAFRTVAAKEEELANRRRAVELAERHEQDWLLAVAETIRGTWLEGSVVIRGLGSVLDQLALLSRSLQDREALQLRIDKMQADRANFIVEVANAAIEVNHAVDDDDPAQLVVAFQRRLELADRASENRASLVIELERLNDIKESLEQEAVAHDQKKSEVLEIFAVDTLAEVIEREEQLRERDRLGRLVIELEEKLCIELAVDNTVQAMAALDGLTLDSLEVEKAEIERRLADFDERIQAQLVRVTRAADRLEAIGGDSAVARIDAERRTILLDIEEKAVRFIELKLGVMAAANALRLYRERHRSSMMARASDAFALMTRGQYIGLTTQPVKGGEALIAMQRDGQSKVADALSKGARFQLYLALRLAGYYEFAQVRASVPFIADDIMETFDHVRSEEVFRLFGEMAKTGQVIYLTHHQHLCEIAREVVPGVRIHVLAS encoded by the coding sequence ATGCCTTTCGTTCCTCCGCGGACGTTCCGGACGGCTGCAGCGATCCGTCGATATCGCGACGAGGCTTGGCAAAGGCATAGGGGCGAGCTGGTTGGCGAAACAGCCGATCAGTTTGCCTTGGCCCTTGCACGTGACGACGCTGCTGGGTTTGTCAGACTGACCAATGCGCATGTGCTTGCTGAAATGCGCGCAGCGAGGCAGAGGCTCGCTGAAACCGAAGCCATCCTCACCCGAGCGCATGCTGCCCTTGACGCGAACCGCCTGGATGGTGAAGCGCTGGTTGCAGAAGTGGCGACTGCGGCAGGCGACCTGCTCGCTCACAATCAGGAAGTCCCAGCCGAGCGATTGATAGAACTGACCGAGGATCGCGCTGCGGCTCGCAAGGAGGCTCTCGACGCCTGGACGAAGATCGTTGTCGCCCGCAAGAGGGCCATGCGTGCGAGCGATGACGGAGCGGTCACGTTGCTTGCGCTGGCTGGGGCGCTGGAGAGCGTCGGAATCGCCCCGAACGCCGGAGACAGTCTGGAGACGGCAATTGCCGTTGCCGACCAGTTCTTGGTGCGGCAAACCAGAATCGATGCCGAGCGGGCCGAGGCGTTCCGGACGGTAGCTGCCAAGGAAGAGGAGCTCGCAAACAGACGGCGCGCAGTCGAACTGGCGGAACGGCACGAGCAGGATTGGCTTCTTGCGGTTGCCGAGACGATCAGGGGAACATGGCTCGAGGGTAGCGTTGTGATACGTGGTCTTGGTAGCGTCCTCGACCAGTTGGCTCTTCTGTCTAGATCTCTCCAGGATCGCGAGGCATTGCAACTGCGCATCGACAAGATGCAAGCAGACCGGGCGAACTTCATCGTTGAAGTCGCAAACGCTGCAATTGAAGTGAACCATGCTGTCGATGATGACGATCCGGCGCAGCTCGTGGTGGCCTTTCAACGGCGCCTGGAGCTCGCCGATCGCGCAAGCGAGAACAGGGCGAGCCTCGTCATCGAATTGGAGCGTTTGAATGATATCAAGGAAAGCCTCGAGCAAGAGGCTGTGGCCCACGATCAGAAAAAGAGCGAAGTGCTTGAGATCTTCGCTGTCGATACGCTCGCCGAAGTCATCGAGCGTGAGGAACAGCTGCGCGAGCGGGACCGCTTGGGGCGCCTGGTGATCGAACTCGAGGAGAAGCTTTGCATCGAGCTCGCAGTAGATAACACAGTTCAGGCGATGGCGGCCTTGGACGGCCTGACCCTGGATTCCCTGGAGGTCGAAAAGGCTGAAATCGAGCGGCGGCTTGCTGATTTCGACGAACGCATCCAGGCGCAGCTCGTTCGGGTGACGCGGGCGGCCGACAGGCTGGAGGCGATCGGTGGAGACAGTGCGGTTGCTCGTATCGATGCCGAACGCCGGACCATACTACTCGACATCGAAGAAAAGGCGGTAAGGTTCATTGAACTGAAACTGGGTGTCATGGCTGCGGCAAACGCGCTGCGCCTTTACCGGGAACGTCATCGCTCAAGCATGATGGCACGCGCCTCTGACGCCTTTGCGCTGATGACGAGAGGGCAATACATCGGCCTGACGACCCAACCCGTCAAAGGTGGGGAAGCCCTCATTGCCATGCAACGTGACGGGCAATCCAAGGTGGCCGACGCACTCTCGAAGGGCGCTCGCTTTCAGCTCTATCTCGCGCTGAGACTGGCTGGTTATTACGAGTTCGCGCAAGTCCGCGCCTCAGTACCGTTTATCGCTGACGACATCATGGAAACTTTCGATCATGTGAGGTCGGAGGAAGTGTTCAGGCTGTTTGGCGAAATGGCCAAGACCGGCCAGGTAATATACCTCACGCACCATCAACACCTATGCGAGATTGCCCGCGAGGTTGTTCCGGGCGTGAGAATCCATGTGCTCGCATCGTGA
- a CDS encoding type II toxin-antitoxin system HipA family toxin: MTPLYDVLTAQPSLDQGQVPRKKFKLAMSVGKTRHYAIHDIVPRHFMQTADIAGVGTPTMKAIFEDIQANAERQAQAVNTSMPCNFPDQLMTATMAAISPRVRLIAGAMATDSHR; the protein is encoded by the coding sequence ATGACACCGCTTTACGACGTCCTGACCGCACAGCCGAGCCTTGACCAGGGCCAGGTCCCCCGCAAGAAATTCAAGCTCGCAATGTCGGTCGGAAAAACCCGTCACTACGCAATTCATGACATCGTGCCCCGTCATTTCATGCAGACGGCGGATATCGCGGGTGTTGGCACCCCGACGATGAAGGCAATCTTCGAAGACATTCAGGCGAATGCTGAGCGTCAGGCGCAAGCTGTCAACACTTCGATGCCGTGCAATTTCCCTGATCAACTCATGACTGCGACCATGGCAGCCATCAGCCCCCGGGTTCGCCTCATCGCTGGTGCGATGGCTACGGACTCACACCGTTGA
- a CDS encoding YgaP family membrane protein, whose translation MFTSNVGPLDRGIRIVIGLVVLSLLFIYPTSDWRYAGLLGLVPLLTGLAGTCPLYSMLGLSTCPTQRG comes from the coding sequence ATGTTTACCAGCAACGTCGGCCCTTTAGACCGCGGCATCAGGATCGTTATTGGGCTCGTGGTCCTGTCGCTTCTTTTTATCTATCCGACGAGCGACTGGCGCTATGCGGGCCTGCTCGGCCTTGTCCCGCTGCTAACCGGACTTGCCGGCACGTGTCCGCTCTACAGCATGCTCGGCCTTTCGACCTGCCCTACGCAGCGCGGCTGA
- a CDS encoding fumarylacetoacetate hydrolase family protein, with protein MKIATFRIDGPLGPVDRFGIVRIDAANSDPVAAARDGKGWIVDVNAAYAAFSAARGKPCPSLRADAFAPADLHAVALLYGPSLDPVREIEDWLVAEWDDIAATKLRGPKGEALAHRLADVKLMPPIKVPVLRDFAAFEDHLLSTFGKMGLKLPPEWYERPFAFKANPTSIIGHDHDVQWPEYTKKLDFELEIAAVVGLSARNVDAAEAGKHILGYTLLNDFSARDTQRGEMANNTGPFKGKDFAWGLGPWIVTPDEMPDVLNTPMRVLVNGEVWAESTPGEMQWSFEEMISYTSQDETVNVGDVIGSGTVNHGCGFELERWISTGDVVELEAAGLGVLRNRITPPRSQKVNWRNIRAAA; from the coding sequence ATGAAGATTGCAACATTTCGAATTGATGGCCCGCTTGGCCCGGTCGACAGGTTCGGTATCGTCCGGATCGATGCTGCCAACAGCGATCCGGTCGCGGCCGCCAGGGATGGCAAGGGCTGGATCGTTGACGTCAACGCCGCCTACGCAGCGTTCTCGGCGGCCAGGGGCAAACCGTGCCCCTCTTTGCGCGCCGACGCTTTCGCTCCAGCCGATCTCCATGCCGTGGCGCTCCTATATGGGCCGTCCCTCGATCCGGTTCGTGAAATCGAGGACTGGCTTGTGGCTGAGTGGGATGACATCGCCGCAACCAAATTGCGCGGACCGAAGGGCGAAGCGCTTGCGCATCGGCTTGCGGATGTAAAGCTCATGCCGCCGATCAAGGTGCCGGTGTTGCGCGACTTCGCCGCCTTCGAAGACCATCTCTTGTCGACTTTCGGCAAGATGGGCCTGAAGCTGCCGCCGGAATGGTATGAACGTCCGTTCGCCTTCAAGGCCAATCCAACCTCGATCATTGGCCACGATCACGACGTGCAGTGGCCCGAATATACCAAGAAGTTGGATTTCGAACTCGAGATCGCTGCTGTCGTAGGGCTCTCGGCGCGTAACGTCGATGCGGCCGAGGCCGGTAAGCATATCCTTGGGTACACGCTGCTCAACGACTTTTCGGCGCGAGACACTCAACGCGGCGAGATGGCCAATAACACCGGTCCGTTCAAGGGCAAGGATTTTGCCTGGGGGCTGGGGCCTTGGATTGTAACGCCTGATGAAATGCCAGACGTTCTCAACACGCCGATGCGCGTGCTGGTCAATGGCGAGGTCTGGGCTGAATCGACGCCCGGCGAAATGCAGTGGAGTTTCGAGGAGATGATCTCCTACACCTCGCAGGACGAGACGGTGAATGTTGGCGACGTAATCGGTTCCGGCACGGTCAACCATGGCTGCGGTTTCGAACTCGAGCGGTGGATTTCGACCGGTGATGTCGTCGAACTCGAAGCTGCCGGCCTGGGTGTCCTGCGCAACCGCATCACGCCGCCCCGCTCGCAGAAGGTCAACTGGCGCAACATCCGCGCCGCAGCCTGA
- a CDS encoding ATP-binding protein: protein MRLRRLDLVRYGKFTDKTIDFGQRPEQGPDLHIVFGLNEAGKSTALSGYLDLLFGIEERSRYNFMHEYGAMRVGGVLELSGEVQVFARTKQRNNSLFNEVGQPVSEVALSAHLAGLSRDAYTTMFSLDDETLEAGGRAILESRGDLGKLLFTASAGLGHASDILGALETDADKIHRRQAQNTEIALLKKRLAELKAAREAIDTLASTYESLESERRDAKEQYDRSVSERAALTGRLGTISRLLHAFPMLKEIEQKKARLAELPDRVKPALKWTGSVAEMIDDDASLRTRQSAIADELERVHGRMRSIQLDEQILAVSEWVHAMADAKARYISAGLDLPARKTELQILDNAVASCLSSLGRPFETDPEKLLVPAAIVGALRNLLEQRSGIATSVRVARDEASASFDALQAARERVGDEPAVPAPARARVMASLSKARESSHLREIQAAREIEDENGALWEAALRRLLPWTGDARSLSGTSVPSTSQVSAWKGRSAELTKTKAVLATRIAEHEELKALLSSRLDAFRSSADVPDGCSDPSISRRGLAKA, encoded by the coding sequence ATGAGGCTCAGGCGCCTTGATCTGGTCCGCTACGGCAAGTTCACCGACAAGACGATCGATTTCGGGCAAAGGCCGGAGCAAGGGCCCGACCTTCATATCGTCTTCGGGCTGAACGAGGCCGGCAAGTCGACTGCGCTGTCAGGCTATCTTGATCTCCTGTTCGGGATCGAGGAGCGCAGCCGTTACAATTTCATGCATGAGTATGGCGCCATGCGTGTTGGCGGTGTGCTCGAACTTTCAGGCGAAGTGCAGGTTTTCGCCCGCACCAAGCAGCGCAACAACTCGTTGTTCAATGAAGTCGGCCAACCGGTGAGCGAAGTTGCGCTTTCTGCTCATCTCGCTGGTCTTTCCCGCGATGCCTACACCACCATGTTCTCGCTCGATGACGAGACGCTGGAAGCCGGTGGGAGGGCAATTCTGGAGTCGCGCGGAGATCTGGGCAAGCTGCTGTTTACGGCCAGTGCCGGACTTGGTCATGCCAGCGACATCCTTGGCGCTCTTGAGACGGATGCGGACAAAATCCACCGCAGGCAAGCTCAGAACACCGAGATTGCGCTCCTCAAGAAGCGCCTAGCCGAACTGAAGGCCGCGCGCGAGGCGATAGACACACTTGCATCGACCTACGAAAGCCTGGAATCCGAGCGTCGTGACGCTAAGGAACAGTATGATCGCAGTGTGTCTGAACGCGCGGCCCTGACCGGACGGCTGGGGACTATTTCGAGGCTTCTGCACGCATTCCCAATGCTGAAAGAGATAGAGCAGAAGAAGGCGCGTCTGGCGGAACTGCCGGACCGTGTCAAGCCTGCCCTGAAGTGGACGGGCAGCGTCGCAGAGATGATCGACGACGACGCAAGCCTCAGGACGAGGCAGTCCGCGATCGCTGATGAGCTCGAAAGAGTTCATGGCAGGATGCGATCAATCCAGCTGGACGAACAAATACTTGCTGTATCGGAATGGGTGCACGCCATGGCAGACGCCAAGGCGCGTTACATTTCGGCCGGCCTCGACCTGCCGGCACGGAAAACCGAACTGCAAATCCTCGACAATGCAGTTGCGAGTTGCCTATCGTCCCTCGGACGGCCGTTTGAAACAGATCCGGAAAAATTGCTTGTACCTGCGGCGATTGTGGGGGCGCTGCGCAATCTGCTCGAACAGCGATCGGGCATAGCCACCAGTGTGCGTGTCGCGCGGGATGAGGCCTCGGCCTCATTCGACGCCCTACAGGCCGCACGTGAGCGTGTTGGCGATGAGCCGGCCGTGCCAGCACCGGCGAGGGCGCGGGTGATGGCATCGCTTTCGAAGGCCAGGGAAAGCAGCCACCTTCGCGAAATCCAAGCGGCGCGCGAGATTGAGGATGAGAACGGCGCCTTGTGGGAGGCCGCATTACGCCGCCTGCTACCCTGGACAGGCGATGCCCGGTCACTGTCTGGAACTTCAGTTCCCAGCACATCACAGGTCAGTGCGTGGAAAGGGCGCTCGGCCGAGCTCACCAAGACGAAGGCGGTGCTTGCCACGCGCATTGCTGAGCATGAGGAGTTGAAAGCGTTGCTATCGAGCCGGCTCGATGCCTTTCGTTCCTCCGCGGACGTTCCGGACGGCTGCAGCGATCCGTCGATATCGCGACGAGGCTTGGCAAAGGCATAG